A genomic segment from bacterium encodes:
- a CDS encoding VacJ family lipoprotein: protein MRSRTKGVWLGGIVGILLLGSTWAQNLALASESGASESAGTPIAAFAQSGSGEKSALGKEAEEVQIPDPLEPWNRAMFTFNDRFYFWVFKPFATGYNAVIPEDFRICFRNVFNNAVMPVRFLNNIFQLKFENAGIELARFLINSTFGFGGLVDAADYINLKPREEDFGQTLGWYGLDHGFYFVWPFLGASSARDTVGIAADSFMNPINWLLPGAEWVFAASAYRYTNDQSLRLGEYEDLIKAALDPYEAVKDAYAQYRKKQVAK, encoded by the coding sequence ATGAGATCGAGAACCAAGGGGGTTTGGTTGGGTGGGATTGTGGGAATCCTGCTTCTTGGCAGCACTTGGGCACAGAACTTGGCCCTGGCATCTGAGTCTGGCGCCTCTGAGAGCGCCGGGACTCCAATTGCGGCTTTTGCCCAAAGCGGTAGTGGTGAGAAGTCAGCCTTGGGAAAAGAGGCCGAAGAGGTTCAAATCCCAGATCCCTTGGAGCCCTGGAACAGGGCTATGTTTACCTTCAACGATCGCTTCTATTTTTGGGTTTTCAAACCGTTTGCCACGGGATATAACGCAGTTATACCTGAGGACTTTAGAATTTGCTTTAGAAATGTGTTCAACAATGCTGTCATGCCAGTGAGGTTTCTCAATAACATCTTCCAACTGAAATTCGAAAATGCCGGTATCGAACTGGCCCGCTTTCTCATAAATTCCACCTTCGGCTTCGGAGGATTGGTGGATGCAGCGGACTACATAAATCTGAAGCCCAGGGAAGAGGATTTTGGCCAGACTTTGGGCTGGTACGGGCTTGACCATGGTTTTTACTTCGTATGGCCCTTTTTGGGGGCATCATCTGCTAGAGACACCGTGGGCATAGCGGCCGACTCATTCATGAACCCCATCAACTGGCTGCTTCCAGGGGCCGAGTGGGTCTTTGCGGCCAGTGCTTACAGATATACCAATGATCAGTCCCTGAGGCTGGGGGAGTACGAGGATCTGATCAAGGCTGCATTGGATCCATATGAGGCTGTCAAAGACGCCTATGCCCAGTACAGGAAGAAGCAGGTGGCCAAGTAA
- a CDS encoding glycosyltransferase family 9 protein produces MILTIPWLLALRRLHPHCSLHLLGHAQQGELLRYLGVVEESFPDEGSGWHRLFCESTRGSCSGLRPDPWDYDHVYLFSSDSEGPLAYGLREKISRRLTILPARPLPSQWVHASWVPFRALNMELDQSLWQGLEWPLVGTKSESFLVHPGSGSALKNWPPEKFTWLVDKISECFPEAKWSVLEGPSDQEAVQALKEFCRRPLEILRPSSLCSLASELRRSLLFLGNDSGVTHLASFLGVPTLALFGPSDPFVWAPMGRRVRIAFGQEACEPCHLTKRQKQCQEPCRRFPSLMEAWEAFLELRPLIPA; encoded by the coding sequence ATGATCCTCACCATTCCATGGCTCTTGGCCCTAAGAAGGCTTCATCCCCACTGCTCCTTGCACTTGCTTGGCCACGCCCAGCAGGGTGAGCTCCTCAGATACTTGGGTGTTGTGGAGGAAAGCTTCCCGGATGAGGGATCCGGTTGGCACAGACTCTTTTGTGAATCCACACGGGGGTCATGTTCAGGGCTCAGGCCAGATCCGTGGGATTACGACCATGTGTACCTTTTCTCATCTGATTCAGAAGGCCCTTTGGCTTATGGACTGAGAGAGAAAATATCGAGGCGTCTTACCATCTTACCTGCAAGGCCCTTACCTTCTCAGTGGGTTCATGCCTCTTGGGTGCCCTTCAGGGCCCTGAACATGGAACTGGATCAGAGCCTTTGGCAAGGCTTGGAATGGCCCCTTGTGGGAACAAAGTCTGAAAGCTTTCTTGTTCATCCCGGAAGCGGTTCTGCCTTAAAGAACTGGCCCCCTGAAAAATTCACATGGCTCGTGGATAAGATCTCAGAGTGTTTCCCAGAAGCTAAATGGAGCGTATTGGAAGGTCCTTCTGACCAAGAGGCAGTGCAGGCCTTAAAAGAATTCTGTAGAAGACCCCTTGAGATCTTAAGACCTTCGAGTCTTTGCTCTTTGGCCTCTGAGTTAAGAAGGAGCCTGTTGTTTCTTGGAAACGATTCGGGAGTGACTCACCTGGCTAGTTTTCTGGGAGTGCCCACCTTGGCCCTCTTCGGGCCCAGTGACCCGTTTGTATGGGCTCCCATGGGCAGGAGGGTTCGCATAGCCTTTGGCCAAGAAGCCTGCGAACCCTGTCACCTGACCAAGCGCCAAAAGCAGTGCCAGGAACCATGCAGGCGGTTCCCTTCGCTCATGGAGGCCTGGGAAGCCTTTCTGGAGCTCAGACCCTTGATACCAGCTTAG
- the fabG gene encoding 3-oxoacyl-[acyl-carrier-protein] reductase, with protein MLLEGKNAIVTGGSRGIGTAICLDLAANGANVALNYRKSATEAQHVVDEIQRMGRKALAVQADVSSFQDAQRMVEKVLEEFGSLEILVNNAGINWDGVIWKMTEEQWDAVINIDLKGTFNYCRAVAPIFREQKYGKIVNITSINGMRGKFGQTNYSAAKAGVIGFTKALAKELGKSNVNVNAVAPGFILTEMYETVPEELKQQALAEIALGRAGKPEEVAWVVTFLCSEKSRHITGECVQVSGGQYI; from the coding sequence ATGCTACTGGAAGGGAAAAATGCCATAGTCACCGGCGGCAGTCGGGGCATAGGAACCGCCATATGTCTGGATCTGGCAGCCAACGGCGCCAATGTGGCCCTCAACTACCGCAAGTCAGCCACAGAGGCCCAGCATGTGGTGGATGAGATCCAGAGGATGGGACGTAAGGCTCTGGCTGTTCAGGCGGATGTCTCTAGTTTCCAGGATGCCCAGCGCATGGTTGAGAAGGTACTGGAGGAGTTCGGCTCCCTGGAGATACTGGTCAACAACGCTGGTATCAACTGGGACGGAGTCATCTGGAAAATGACCGAGGAACAATGGGATGCGGTCATAAACATAGACCTTAAAGGTACTTTTAACTACTGCAGGGCAGTGGCTCCCATCTTCCGGGAACAGAAATACGGCAAGATAGTCAATATCACATCCATAAACGGAATGAGGGGAAAATTCGGCCAGACCAATTATTCTGCGGCCAAGGCTGGGGTCATAGGCTTCACCAAGGCCCTGGCCAAAGAACTGGGTAAATCTAACGTTAACGTCAATGCAGTGGCCCCTGGCTTCATCCTCACAGAGATGTACGAAACAGTACCCGAGGAGCTCAAGCAACAAGCCCTGGCTGAGATAGCCTTGGGCAGGGCCGGAAAACCAGAGGAAGTGGCCTGGGTGGTAACCTTTTTGTGTTCAGAAAAATCCCGCCATATAACAGGGGAGTGTGTGCAGGTATCAGGAGGCCAGTACATTTAA
- a CDS encoding LysR family transcriptional regulator, which produces MGVKVQFWLEQEGELILGKGRKELLSLMVELGSLRKAASRLGMSYRAAWGKIRETEKLLGWRLVESCKGSRRLTLTPEGAQLLERFQLFEQEATWEVQRIFRKHFPQADTDTSAQLSTPEGH; this is translated from the coding sequence ATGGGAGTAAAGGTTCAGTTTTGGCTGGAGCAGGAGGGCGAACTCATCCTGGGGAAGGGACGCAAGGAGCTTCTTTCCCTTATGGTGGAGTTGGGCTCTCTTCGCAAGGCGGCCAGTCGGCTGGGCATGTCCTACAGGGCTGCCTGGGGCAAAATACGAGAAACGGAAAAACTCCTGGGCTGGCGGCTTGTGGAGAGCTGCAAGGGTTCCCGAAGGCTCACTTTGACCCCAGAGGGAGCCCAACTCCTGGAGCGATTTCAACTCTTCGAGCAGGAGGCCACCTGGGAGGTGCAAAGGATCTTTCGCAAGCACTTCCCCCAAGCCGATACTGATACCTCTGCCCAACTAAGCACCCCTGAAGGTCATTAA
- a CDS encoding TlyA family RNA methyltransferase has protein sequence MTGINEDFVFQVMVRKGVKQSKERLDLLLVDRGLAESRQKAQALIMAGEVQVDGLTCTKAGQAVSTTAQIRVVRPMPYVSRGGIKLEAALEHFSIQVEGTCILDVGASTGGFTHCLLQRGARKVLAVDVGHGQLDASLRQDPRVVLLERCNIRYLTPGDLPELPDMATIDVSFISLRLVLPTVVGLLKARAKGILALVKPQFEVGKKEVGKGGVVRDEKLHERVLKEIEAAGLYLGLSPSEPFASPLLGPKGNREFFIWFTR, from the coding sequence ATGACTGGTATAAATGAAGACTTTGTTTTCCAGGTCATGGTGAGAAAGGGGGTCAAACAAAGCAAAGAGCGGCTGGATCTTCTCCTGGTAGACAGAGGGCTCGCAGAGTCACGCCAGAAGGCCCAGGCCTTGATAATGGCCGGAGAGGTGCAGGTGGATGGACTTACCTGTACCAAGGCGGGTCAAGCGGTCTCTACCACTGCGCAGATCAGGGTGGTTCGTCCCATGCCCTATGTGAGCCGTGGGGGGATCAAGCTAGAAGCCGCCCTGGAGCATTTCAGCATCCAGGTGGAGGGTACCTGCATACTTGATGTTGGGGCTTCCACAGGAGGATTCACACACTGTCTTCTCCAAAGGGGGGCCAGAAAAGTCCTGGCCGTTGACGTTGGACATGGCCAACTGGATGCCAGCCTGAGGCAGGACCCCAGAGTCGTGCTCCTGGAGAGATGCAACATCAGGTACCTGACTCCCGGGGATTTGCCAGAACTGCCAGACATGGCCACCATTGATGTTTCCTTCATAAGCCTTCGGCTGGTGCTGCCAACAGTGGTTGGCCTGCTAAAGGCCCGGGCAAAGGGAATCCTGGCCCTGGTGAAACCGCAGTTTGAAGTGGGCAAGAAGGAGGTGGGCAAAGGCGGAGTTGTAAGAGATGAGAAGCTGCATGAGAGAGTCCTGAAGGAGATAGAGGCTGCAGGCCTCTATCTTGGGCTGAGCCCCTCCGAGCCTTTTGCCTCACCATTGCTGGGTCCCAAGGGAAACCGGGAATTCTTCATCTGGTTTACCAGGTAA
- the dxs gene encoding 1-deoxy-D-xylulose-5-phosphate synthase, which yields MNGGLLAGIRDPSQIRSMGITELKLLAEELRQEIISTVARNGGHLASSLGVVELTIALHFVFDTPRDLIVWDVGHQSYAHKLLTGRREAFHTLRKLGGLSGFPKRQESPYDTFDVGHSSTSISAALGMAEALSRQGRAQKVIAVIGDGSLTAGMAFEALNHLGTLDRDLIVILNDNEMSISSNVGALSSYLNRILTGQLFTRLREDMKGFIRTLPGIGEPVSRIVKKWEEFAKGMITPGILFEELGLKYVGPLDGHRLRLLIETLRNVKQLSGPILVHVVTKKGKGYAPAEQEPTKFHGIGPFDQQTGKQIHKDSRVSYTSVFGRTMVQMAAEDPRIVAITAAMPQGTGLEEFARLYPERFYDVGIAEQHAVTLAAGFATQGMRPVVAIYSTFLQRAYDQVVHDVCLQELPVTFALDRGGIVGEDGPTHHGLFDLSYLRHIPNMVLMAPKDEAELQRMLVTAVNLGKPCAVRYPRGPGLGVELYKGAIEPLPLGQCEILCEGDDVLILAVGACVQPALEASRILMEHGLSPALVNARFVKPLDREKIVPLALRTGRVITVEENVLAGGFGSAVLEMLQECEVGIHQVRVKRIGIQDLFVEHGTQEELRLRHGLDAASIALAALQWLERPALVAIQKKGFAG from the coding sequence ATGAATGGCGGTCTGCTGGCCGGGATCAGGGATCCTTCCCAGATCCGGAGCATGGGCATCACGGAACTCAAGCTTCTGGCCGAGGAGCTGCGTCAGGAAATAATTTCCACGGTGGCCAGAAATGGAGGGCACCTGGCTTCCAGCCTAGGGGTGGTGGAACTGACCATTGCCCTGCATTTTGTTTTCGACACCCCCAGGGATCTCATCGTGTGGGATGTGGGACATCAGAGCTATGCCCACAAACTTCTCACGGGCCGAAGGGAAGCCTTTCACACCCTGAGGAAACTGGGCGGCCTAAGCGGTTTCCCCAAGAGACAGGAAAGCCCCTATGACACCTTCGACGTAGGGCATAGCAGCACCTCAATTTCTGCTGCCCTGGGCATGGCAGAGGCCCTCTCACGGCAGGGCCGTGCGCAGAAGGTCATAGCAGTCATAGGAGACGGCTCTCTCACAGCAGGAATGGCTTTCGAGGCGCTCAATCACCTGGGAACTCTGGACAGGGACCTCATAGTCATTCTCAATGACAACGAAATGTCCATCTCTTCCAATGTGGGGGCATTGTCCTCATATCTCAACAGGATCTTGACAGGGCAACTCTTCACCCGCTTGCGCGAGGATATGAAGGGATTTATACGCACCTTGCCGGGTATTGGGGAACCTGTGAGCCGAATAGTCAAGAAGTGGGAGGAATTTGCCAAAGGCATGATCACTCCCGGGATCCTCTTCGAGGAGCTGGGCTTGAAGTACGTTGGCCCCCTGGACGGGCACCGCTTGCGTTTGTTGATAGAGACCCTGCGAAACGTCAAGCAACTCTCAGGTCCTATACTGGTTCATGTGGTGACCAAGAAAGGCAAGGGTTATGCACCGGCCGAGCAAGAGCCCACAAAATTCCATGGCATAGGGCCCTTTGACCAGCAAACCGGCAAACAGATCCACAAGGACTCCAGGGTTAGTTACACTTCGGTTTTCGGCAGAACCATGGTTCAAATGGCTGCCGAGGATCCCAGGATAGTGGCCATCACAGCGGCCATGCCTCAAGGCACAGGCCTGGAGGAGTTTGCCAGACTTTACCCCGAGCGCTTCTACGATGTGGGCATAGCTGAACAGCATGCGGTTACCTTGGCCGCAGGATTTGCCACCCAGGGAATGCGGCCAGTGGTGGCCATTTACTCCACTTTTCTCCAAAGAGCTTACGACCAAGTGGTTCACGATGTTTGTCTTCAGGAATTACCTGTGACCTTCGCTTTGGACAGAGGTGGCATAGTTGGTGAAGACGGCCCCACTCATCACGGTCTTTTTGATCTGTCTTATCTGAGACACATCCCCAACATGGTTCTCATGGCACCCAAGGACGAGGCGGAGCTGCAGCGCATGCTGGTAACCGCAGTGAACCTGGGTAAACCCTGTGCAGTAAGATATCCCAGAGGACCAGGCCTGGGAGTGGAACTTTACAAGGGGGCCATCGAGCCTTTGCCCCTAGGGCAGTGTGAAATCCTGTGCGAGGGAGATGATGTCTTGATTCTGGCTGTGGGAGCCTGTGTTCAGCCGGCATTGGAAGCCTCCCGTATACTGATGGAGCACGGGTTGAGCCCCGCCTTGGTGAATGCCAGGTTTGTCAAGCCACTGGACAGGGAGAAGATAGTGCCTCTGGCATTGAGAACAGGCAGAGTGATAACAGTGGAGGAGAATGTTCTGGCGGGCGGCTTTGGAAGCGCCGTGCTGGAGATGCTTCAAGAATGTGAGGTGGGGATCCATCAGGTAAGGGTCAAGAGGATTGGTATCCAGGATCTGTTTGTGGAGCATGGGACTCAGGAAGAGCTCAGGCTGCGCCACGGCCTGGATGCAGCCTCCATTGCCCTGGCAGCCCTGCAGTGGCTAGAGAGACCCGCTTTGGTGGCCATTCAAAAAAAGGGTTTTGCTGGCTGA
- a CDS encoding polyprenyl synthetase family protein yields the protein MDINSYLKAKKILIEEALRGCISPQNGPATLLQEAMRYSLLAGGKRIRPILHLASVEACGGNPQMFLGFACALEMIHTYSLIHDDLPSMDDDELRRGKPTNHMVFGEAMALLAGDGLLTEAFRLIAQEALEKDLEPLRVIKATLELASAAGVCGMVGGQAADILSEAKAVDAETLAFIHTRKTGALIRASVCTGGILAGASAELLEGLGRYGEALGLAFQIRDDLLNEEGDPAKLGKAVKTDKARGKATYPSLFGVEQSRAKLNSLVWQAVEALAVFGSEAEPLRGIALYVARREH from the coding sequence ATGGACATAAACTCGTATCTGAAGGCCAAGAAGATATTGATAGAAGAGGCGCTTCGGGGTTGCATCTCCCCTCAGAATGGGCCGGCCACTCTGCTACAGGAGGCCATGCGCTATTCCCTGCTGGCCGGAGGCAAGCGGATAAGACCCATCTTGCATCTGGCCTCAGTTGAGGCCTGCGGAGGAAATCCCCAGATGTTTTTGGGTTTCGCCTGCGCCCTGGAGATGATTCACACCTATTCCCTCATCCATGACGACTTGCCCTCCATGGACGACGACGAACTAAGAAGAGGCAAACCCACCAACCATATGGTCTTTGGAGAAGCCATGGCCCTGTTGGCAGGAGACGGCCTGCTCACAGAGGCATTCCGTCTCATAGCCCAGGAGGCCCTGGAAAAAGACCTGGAGCCTCTTCGGGTCATCAAGGCCACCCTGGAGTTGGCCTCTGCAGCAGGTGTCTGTGGAATGGTGGGAGGCCAGGCTGCAGACATATTGAGCGAGGCAAAGGCAGTGGATGCCGAAACCCTGGCTTTTATACATACTAGGAAGACAGGAGCCCTCATCAGGGCATCGGTATGCACAGGTGGAATCCTGGCCGGGGCCTCCGCTGAACTCTTGGAGGGGCTTGGAAGGTATGGTGAAGCCCTTGGCTTGGCTTTTCAGATCAGGGATGATCTTTTGAACGAGGAAGGTGATCCGGCCAAGTTGGGCAAGGCGGTCAAGACAGACAAGGCACGGGGAAAGGCTACCTATCCGAGCCTCTTTGGAGTTGAACAAAGCAGGGCAAAACTGAATTCTTTGGTGTGGCAGGCTGTGGAAGCCCTGGCTGTATTCGGATCTGAGGCTGAACCATTGCGGGGAATAGCTCTTTATGTAGCCCGCAGAGAACATTGA
- a CDS encoding exodeoxyribonuclease VII small subunit: MEEVNFEQALEELRNIVQVLERGEKPLEEALALFEKGVSLVSVCSKRLDEVERRVETLIRDQAGQLQLRPFEEPSQSGA; the protein is encoded by the coding sequence ATGGAGGAGGTGAACTTCGAACAGGCCCTCGAGGAACTCAGAAACATAGTGCAGGTTCTGGAGAGAGGGGAAAAGCCCCTGGAGGAGGCTTTGGCCCTTTTTGAGAAGGGTGTATCTTTGGTTTCCGTATGCAGCAAGAGGTTGGACGAGGTGGAAAGAAGAGTTGAAACTCTCATAAGAGATCAGGCCGGTCAGCTTCAGCTTCGCCCTTTTGAAGAGCCTTCCCAATCTGGCGCATGA
- a CDS encoding alcohol dehydrogenase catalytic domain-containing protein — MKAAVMGSGGRLEVISVPAPIPGPHDMLIRTICTGVCGSDLYKIRNSTVPPGSVLGHEIVGVVQEVPSGFKEQFPPGSRVTVSNHVPCGVCARCLRGRISSCETFRSTNVIPGGFAEQIVVPSSHLPQGVMSFSDSLSDSQALLAEPLGCCLRAMERWQPHGGSRVMLIGLGPMGVLMSLVLARAGLEVLGVDLLEERRRLASQKGCWRTCKPEDAMKHKKFQGVVLTACNEPALELAVQAVEPGGWVGLFAGPSRGEALQVKLQELYRQEVDLLPSYSTGPKHMREALSLLEAGALDVEGLITHELPIEEIQRAVELAESKVGLKTILRF, encoded by the coding sequence GTGAAGGCTGCGGTGATGGGGTCTGGTGGCAGGTTGGAGGTGATTTCGGTTCCAGCACCAATTCCTGGGCCCCATGATATGCTCATAAGGACCATCTGTACAGGAGTTTGTGGAAGTGACCTTTACAAGATTAGAAACAGTACTGTGCCCCCTGGCAGCGTGTTGGGTCATGAGATAGTGGGGGTGGTGCAAGAGGTTCCATCTGGTTTCAAGGAGCAGTTTCCCCCTGGGAGCAGGGTCACTGTTTCCAATCACGTGCCCTGCGGGGTTTGTGCACGCTGTCTGAGGGGTAGGATCTCCAGCTGCGAGACCTTCAGGTCCACCAATGTGATACCTGGGGGGTTTGCCGAGCAGATAGTGGTTCCAAGTTCTCATCTGCCCCAAGGGGTGATGAGCTTCTCGGATTCTCTAAGCGATAGCCAGGCCCTCCTAGCCGAACCCCTGGGGTGTTGCCTCAGGGCCATGGAGAGGTGGCAGCCCCATGGAGGCTCCAGGGTGATGCTGATCGGGCTGGGGCCCATGGGTGTGTTGATGAGCCTGGTCCTGGCCAGGGCAGGACTTGAGGTACTGGGGGTGGATCTCCTGGAAGAGAGAAGGAGGCTGGCAAGCCAAAAGGGCTGTTGGCGTACCTGTAAGCCTGAGGATGCTATGAAACATAAAAAGTTCCAGGGGGTCGTGCTCACTGCGTGCAATGAGCCTGCATTGGAGTTGGCAGTCCAGGCCGTGGAGCCTGGCGGATGGGTTGGTCTCTTTGCTGGCCCCAGCCGGGGGGAAGCCTTGCAAGTCAAACTTCAGGAACTATATAGACAAGAGGTGGATCTTTTGCCTTCGTACTCCACCGGGCCCAAGCACATGCGTGAGGCCCTCTCCCTTTTGGAGGCCGGGGCCTTGGATGTGGAGGGCCTCATCACCCATGAGCTCCCCATCGAGGAGATACAGCGGGCGGTTGAACTGGCCGAATCCAAGGTGGGCTTGAAGACCATTCTGAGGTTTTGA
- a CDS encoding alcohol dehydrogenase catalytic domain-containing protein: MPETPKIMKTALIWGARDLRMAQVPIPEPGPGEVLVRVKVALTCGTDLKTLKRGSHRMIPSLPSAFGHEFSGVVEKIGQGVDGFYPGQAVVAANSAPCGRCDYCKAGRANLCDDLEFLNGAYAEFIKIPASIVRCNLHVLPDSLDPIQAALTEPLACVLHGTERSGIEMGQSVCVMGMGPIGLMFVALAAQKGASVIAVGRNPLKLQKAMKLGAAHKVEMGPLESLQSRIRRLTPGGKGPDVVIEAVGLPQVWEMALNLVKKGGLVNLFGGCARGTVAKVDAHLLHYEEKSVISVFHHTPHFVATALRLLASQVIRAEDLVTHELPLEELPKAFGLMEQGRAIKVAIRPEREGFQGR; the protein is encoded by the coding sequence ATGCCAGAGACCCCCAAGATCATGAAAACAGCCCTGATTTGGGGGGCCAGGGATCTCAGAATGGCCCAGGTGCCGATACCAGAGCCGGGCCCTGGGGAGGTTCTTGTGAGGGTCAAAGTTGCCCTTACCTGCGGCACTGATCTCAAGACCCTCAAGCGGGGATCCCACAGGATGATCCCCAGCCTGCCCTCTGCCTTTGGGCATGAGTTTTCGGGAGTCGTGGAAAAGATCGGCCAAGGGGTGGATGGCTTTTACCCTGGCCAGGCAGTGGTGGCTGCCAATTCAGCGCCTTGCGGCAGGTGTGATTATTGCAAGGCCGGAAGGGCCAACCTCTGCGATGATCTGGAGTTTCTAAACGGGGCATATGCAGAGTTCATAAAGATTCCAGCCTCCATCGTGCGTTGTAACCTCCATGTACTGCCAGATTCCCTAGATCCGATCCAAGCAGCTCTCACAGAGCCTCTGGCCTGCGTTCTGCATGGAACAGAGAGATCAGGAATAGAGATGGGACAGAGTGTTTGCGTCATGGGCATGGGCCCCATCGGACTGATGTTCGTGGCCCTAGCTGCGCAAAAAGGGGCTTCTGTTATAGCAGTGGGGAGAAACCCTCTGAAACTCCAGAAGGCAATGAAGCTGGGGGCCGCCCACAAGGTGGAGATGGGTCCCCTGGAAAGCCTCCAGAGCAGAATCAGGCGGCTGACTCCGGGTGGGAAAGGGCCTGATGTGGTCATAGAGGCGGTGGGTCTGCCTCAGGTGTGGGAGATGGCCTTAAACTTGGTCAAAAAAGGGGGATTGGTAAACCTCTTCGGGGGATGTGCCAGGGGCACAGTGGCCAAAGTGGATGCCCATCTTCTTCACTATGAAGAAAAATCCGTCATAAGCGTGTTTCATCACACCCCTCATTTTGTGGCCACTGCCTTGAGGCTTCTGGCCTCCCAAGTCATTCGGGCAGAAGACTTGGTGACCCATGAGCTGCCCCTGGAAGAACTTCCCAAGGCCTTCGGGCTCATGGAACAAGGAAGAGCAATCAAGGTCGCCATACGGCCGGAAAGAGAAGGATTCCAAGGGAGATGA
- a CDS encoding CoA-binding protein: MTQKEIKVFLAPRSIAVIGASDTPGTWGSFIMEGMLARNYRGKIFPVNRNGKPVYGIPSYKDIREIPEEVELAVVAVPQEALEETLKGCASRGVKGVTIISAGFAEVDTKGEFKQRGLRDLASSLGIRLLGPNVSGTFNLHFPFNASGAPARHLVSSPLAAVCQGGYAFYDLLAAGGPRNMGVGWFVHTGNECDLEVNDFLEFLGQDPQVKGILMYLEALRDPKRFMRLAREISRLKPILVFKAGQTRAGARAAQSHTGALCGEQKVYEGAFKQSGVLMCPSIELLLSLGHMLVERPLMKGNRVGIMTMGGSWGVSLTDELEKRGIWVPQLSQRLQSVLRDLGMPERASTKNPVDIGAAGISYHLRPQDVVSMAREMLLSGEIDGLIFHGLGRPGMAREREADRARGVFLSVEVSLMRDVQALERQIKKPVLLGCCLSPWESQAVCDLNKEHIRTYQRLDEMALGLRLLADRELYLKQAGEP; this comes from the coding sequence ATGACACAGAAGGAAATCAAGGTTTTCCTTGCTCCGCGGAGTATTGCGGTGATCGGCGCCTCGGACACACCGGGCACGTGGGGTTCTTTCATAATGGAGGGGATGCTGGCCCGGAATTACCGGGGGAAGATCTTTCCTGTAAATAGAAACGGCAAGCCTGTGTACGGGATTCCTTCTTACAAGGACATCAGGGAGATTCCCGAAGAGGTGGAATTGGCCGTGGTGGCTGTTCCCCAGGAGGCCCTGGAGGAGACCCTCAAGGGTTGCGCTTCACGAGGGGTCAAAGGGGTCACGATCATAAGCGCAGGTTTCGCAGAGGTGGACACAAAAGGAGAATTCAAACAAAGAGGCCTGAGGGATCTGGCATCCTCTTTGGGTATTAGGCTCTTGGGTCCCAATGTGAGCGGCACCTTCAATCTACATTTTCCATTCAATGCCTCTGGAGCTCCGGCCAGACACCTGGTGTCCAGCCCCCTGGCAGCAGTATGTCAGGGTGGATACGCCTTCTACGACTTACTGGCAGCCGGAGGCCCAAGAAACATGGGGGTTGGGTGGTTCGTGCATACAGGCAACGAGTGTGACCTGGAGGTAAACGATTTTCTGGAGTTCTTGGGCCAAGATCCCCAGGTAAAGGGCATCCTGATGTACCTGGAAGCCCTGAGAGACCCTAAAAGATTCATGAGGCTTGCGAGAGAAATAAGCAGGCTGAAACCCATACTGGTTTTCAAGGCTGGACAAACCCGAGCAGGGGCCAGGGCGGCCCAAAGTCACACGGGAGCGCTTTGCGGTGAGCAAAAGGTCTATGAGGGGGCCTTCAAACAGTCGGGTGTGCTCATGTGTCCCAGTATCGAGCTACTGCTTTCTTTAGGCCACATGCTGGTGGAAAGACCCCTGATGAAAGGAAACAGGGTGGGCATAATGACCATGGGGGGCTCCTGGGGGGTAAGCCTTACCGACGAGCTGGAAAAGCGGGGCATATGGGTGCCGCAGCTGAGCCAGCGCCTCCAGAGCGTGCTCAGGGATTTGGGAATGCCCGAGAGGGCCTCCACCAAGAATCCCGTGGATATAGGGGCTGCTGGCATATCCTATCACCTGAGACCCCAAGACGTGGTGAGCATGGCAAGGGAAATGCTTTTGTCCGGAGAAATTGACGGGCTTATTTTTCATGGTTTGGGCAGGCCCGGAATGGCCAGGGAAAGAGAAGCCGACAGGGCAAGGGGGGTGTTCCTGTCCGTGGAGGTGAGCCTCATGAGGGATGTGCAGGCTCTGGAAAGGCAGATCAAGAAGCCCGTGCTTCTGGGGTGCTGCCTCTCGCCCTGGGAGAGCCAGGCAGTCTGTGACCTGAACAAAGAGCACATCAGAACCTACCAGCGCCTGGATGAGATGGCCCTGGGCCTGAGGCTCTTGGCTGACAGAGAGCTATATTTGAAACAGGCAGGAGAGCCTTGA